The Papio anubis isolate 15944 chromosome 5, Panubis1.0, whole genome shotgun sequence genome has a segment encoding these proteins:
- the RMND5B gene encoding E3 ubiquitin-protein transferase RMND5B isoform X2: MEQCACVERELDKVLQKFLTYGQHCEQSLEELLHYVGQLRAELASAALQGTPLSATLSLVMSQCCRKIKDTVQKLASDHKDIHSSVSRVGKAIDRNFDSEICGVVSDAVWDAREQQQQILQMAIVEHLYQQGMLSVAEELCQESTLNVDLDFKQPFLELNRILEALHEQDLGPALEWAVSHRQRLLELNSSLEFKLHRLHFIRLLAGGPEKQLEALSYARHFQPFAQLHQREIQVMMGSLVYLRLGLEKSPYCHLLDNSHWAEICETFTRDACSLLGLSVESPLSVSFASGCVALPVLMNIKAVIEQRQCTGVWSHKDELPIEIELGMKCWYHSVFACPILRQQTSDSNPPIKLICGHVISRDALNKLINGGKLKCPYCPMEQNPADGKRIIF, from the exons ATGGAGCAGTGTGCGTGCGTGGAGAGAGAGCTGGACAAGGTCCTGCAGAAGTTCCTGACCTACGGGCAGCACTGCGAGCAGAGCCTGGAGGAGCTGCTGCACTACGTGGGCCAGCTGCGGGCTGAGCTGGCCAGTGCAG CCCTCCAGGGGACCCCTCTCTCAGCCACCCTCTCTCTGGTGATGTCACAATGCTGCCGGAAGATCAAAGATACGGTGCAGAAACTGGCTTCGGACCATAAGGACATTCACAGCAGTGTATCCCGAGTGGGCAAAGCCATTGACAGG AACTTCGACTCTGAGATCTGTGGTGTTGTGTCAGATGCGGTGTGGGACGCGCGGGAACAGCAGCAGCAGATCCTGCAGATGGCCATCGTGGAACACCTGTACCAGCAGGGCATGCTCAGCGTGGCCGAGGAGCTGTGCCAG GAATCAACGCTGAACGTGGACTTGGATTTCAAGCAGCCTTTCCTAGAGTTGAATCGAATCCTGGAAGCCCTGCACGAACAAGACCTCGGTCCTGCGCTGGA ATGGGCCGTCTCCCACAGGCAGCGCCTGCTGGAACTCAACAGCTCCCTGGAGTTCAAGCTGCACCGACTGCACTTCATCcgcctcctggcaggaggccccGAGAAGCAGCTGGAGGCCCTCAGCTATGCTCGGCACTTCCAGCCCTTTGCCCAGCTGCACCAGCGGG AGATCCAGGTGATGATGGGCAGTCTGGTGTACCTGCGGCTGGGCTTGGAGAAGTCACCCTACTGCCACCTGCTGGACAACAGCCACTGGGCAGAGATCTGTGAGACCTTTACCCGGGACGCCTGTTCCCTGCTGGGGCTTTCTGTGGAGTCCCCCCTTAGCGTCAG CTTTGCCTCTGGCTGTGTGGCACTGCCCGTGTTGATGAACATCAAGGCTGTGATTGAGCAAAGGCAGTGCACTGGGGTCTGGAGTCATAAGGACGAGTTACCG ATTGAGATTGAACTAGGCATGAAGTGCTGGTACCACTCCGTGTTCGCTTGCCCCATCCTCCGCCAGCAGACGTCAGATTCCAACCCTCCCATCAAGCTCATCTGTGGCCATGTTATCTCCCGAGATGCACTCAATAAGCTCATTAATGGAGGAAA GCTGAAGTGTCCCTACTGTCCCATGGAGCAGAACCCGGCAGATGGGAAACGCATCATATTCTGA
- the RMND5B gene encoding E3 ubiquitin-protein transferase RMND5B isoform X1, giving the protein MEQCACVERELDKVLQKFLTYGQHCEQSLEELLHYVGQLRAELASAALQGTPLSATLSLVMSQCCRKIKDTVQKLASDHKDIHSSVSRVGKAIDRVSTWLAPGLGWEYPEAGMYKDSKESQQECPHHQALSLLLCQNFDSEICGVVSDAVWDAREQQQQILQMAIVEHLYQQGMLSVAEELCQESTLNVDLDFKQPFLELNRILEALHEQDLGPALEWAVSHRQRLLELNSSLEFKLHRLHFIRLLAGGPEKQLEALSYARHFQPFAQLHQREIQVMMGSLVYLRLGLEKSPYCHLLDNSHWAEICETFTRDACSLLGLSVESPLSVSFASGCVALPVLMNIKAVIEQRQCTGVWSHKDELPIEIELGMKCWYHSVFACPILRQQTSDSNPPIKLICGHVISRDALNKLINGGKLKCPYCPMEQNPADGKRIIF; this is encoded by the exons ATGGAGCAGTGTGCGTGCGTGGAGAGAGAGCTGGACAAGGTCCTGCAGAAGTTCCTGACCTACGGGCAGCACTGCGAGCAGAGCCTGGAGGAGCTGCTGCACTACGTGGGCCAGCTGCGGGCTGAGCTGGCCAGTGCAG CCCTCCAGGGGACCCCTCTCTCAGCCACCCTCTCTCTGGTGATGTCACAATGCTGCCGGAAGATCAAAGATACGGTGCAGAAACTGGCTTCGGACCATAAGGACATTCACAGCAGTGTATCCCGAGTGGGCAAAGCCATTGACAGGGTGAGCACGTGGCTGGCTCCAGGCCTGGGCTGGGAGTACCCTGAAGCTGGGATGTACAAGGACTCGAAGGAGAGCCAGCAAGAGTGCCCACATCACCAGGCCCTGTCTCTCCTCCTTTGTCAGAACTTCGACTCTGAGATCTGTGGTGTTGTGTCAGATGCGGTGTGGGACGCGCGGGAACAGCAGCAGCAGATCCTGCAGATGGCCATCGTGGAACACCTGTACCAGCAGGGCATGCTCAGCGTGGCCGAGGAGCTGTGCCAG GAATCAACGCTGAACGTGGACTTGGATTTCAAGCAGCCTTTCCTAGAGTTGAATCGAATCCTGGAAGCCCTGCACGAACAAGACCTCGGTCCTGCGCTGGA ATGGGCCGTCTCCCACAGGCAGCGCCTGCTGGAACTCAACAGCTCCCTGGAGTTCAAGCTGCACCGACTGCACTTCATCcgcctcctggcaggaggccccGAGAAGCAGCTGGAGGCCCTCAGCTATGCTCGGCACTTCCAGCCCTTTGCCCAGCTGCACCAGCGGG AGATCCAGGTGATGATGGGCAGTCTGGTGTACCTGCGGCTGGGCTTGGAGAAGTCACCCTACTGCCACCTGCTGGACAACAGCCACTGGGCAGAGATCTGTGAGACCTTTACCCGGGACGCCTGTTCCCTGCTGGGGCTTTCTGTGGAGTCCCCCCTTAGCGTCAG CTTTGCCTCTGGCTGTGTGGCACTGCCCGTGTTGATGAACATCAAGGCTGTGATTGAGCAAAGGCAGTGCACTGGGGTCTGGAGTCATAAGGACGAGTTACCG ATTGAGATTGAACTAGGCATGAAGTGCTGGTACCACTCCGTGTTCGCTTGCCCCATCCTCCGCCAGCAGACGTCAGATTCCAACCCTCCCATCAAGCTCATCTGTGGCCATGTTATCTCCCGAGATGCACTCAATAAGCTCATTAATGGAGGAAA GCTGAAGTGTCCCTACTGTCCCATGGAGCAGAACCCGGCAGATGGGAAACGCATCATATTCTGA
- the RMND5B gene encoding E3 ubiquitin-protein transferase RMND5B isoform X4, with translation MEQCACVERELDKVLQKFLTYGQHCEQSLEELLHYVGQLRAELASAALQGTPLSATLSLVMSQCCRKIKDTVQKLASDHKDIHSSVSRVGKAIDRVSTWLAPGLGWEYPEAGMYKDSKESQQECPHHQALSLLLCQNFDSEICGVVSDAVWDAREQQQQILQMAIVEHLYQQGMLSVAEELCQESTLNVDLDFKQPFLELNRILEALHEQDLGPALEWAVSHRQRLLELNSSLEFKLHRLHFIRLLAGGPEKQLEALSYARHFQPFAQLHQRALREAKARSESLELETSLGSMAKPCPCSHLYKKENEKDSIEHSSCHARISRPGI, from the exons ATGGAGCAGTGTGCGTGCGTGGAGAGAGAGCTGGACAAGGTCCTGCAGAAGTTCCTGACCTACGGGCAGCACTGCGAGCAGAGCCTGGAGGAGCTGCTGCACTACGTGGGCCAGCTGCGGGCTGAGCTGGCCAGTGCAG CCCTCCAGGGGACCCCTCTCTCAGCCACCCTCTCTCTGGTGATGTCACAATGCTGCCGGAAGATCAAAGATACGGTGCAGAAACTGGCTTCGGACCATAAGGACATTCACAGCAGTGTATCCCGAGTGGGCAAAGCCATTGACAGGGTGAGCACGTGGCTGGCTCCAGGCCTGGGCTGGGAGTACCCTGAAGCTGGGATGTACAAGGACTCGAAGGAGAGCCAGCAAGAGTGCCCACATCACCAGGCCCTGTCTCTCCTCCTTTGTCAGAACTTCGACTCTGAGATCTGTGGTGTTGTGTCAGATGCGGTGTGGGACGCGCGGGAACAGCAGCAGCAGATCCTGCAGATGGCCATCGTGGAACACCTGTACCAGCAGGGCATGCTCAGCGTGGCCGAGGAGCTGTGCCAG GAATCAACGCTGAACGTGGACTTGGATTTCAAGCAGCCTTTCCTAGAGTTGAATCGAATCCTGGAAGCCCTGCACGAACAAGACCTCGGTCCTGCGCTGGA ATGGGCCGTCTCCCACAGGCAGCGCCTGCTGGAACTCAACAGCTCCCTGGAGTTCAAGCTGCACCGACTGCACTTCATCcgcctcctggcaggaggccccGAGAAGCAGCTGGAGGCCCTCAGCTATGCTCGGCACTTCCAGCCCTTTGCCCAGCTGCACCAGCGGG cacttagggaggccaaagcaaggagcgaatcacttgagctggagaccagccttggcagcaTGGCGAAGCCCTGCCCCtgctcccatctctacaaaaaggaaaatgaaaaagactcaATTGAGCACTCTTCCTGTCATGCTAGAATTTCCAGACCTGGAATCTGA
- the RMND5B gene encoding E3 ubiquitin-protein transferase RMND5B isoform X3, translating to MSQCCRKIKDTVQKLASDHKDIHSSVSRVGKAIDRNFDSEICGVVSDAVWDAREQQQQILQMAIVEHLYQQGMLSVAEELCQESTLNVDLDFKQPFLELNRILEALHEQDLGPALEWAVSHRQRLLELNSSLEFKLHRLHFIRLLAGGPEKQLEALSYARHFQPFAQLHQREIQVMMGSLVYLRLGLEKSPYCHLLDNSHWAEICETFTRDACSLLGLSVESPLSVSFASGCVALPVLMNIKAVIEQRQCTGVWSHKDELPIEIELGMKCWYHSVFACPILRQQTSDSNPPIKLICGHVISRDALNKLINGGKLKCPYCPMEQNPADGKRIIF from the exons ATGTCACAATGCTGCCGGAAGATCAAAGATACGGTGCAGAAACTGGCTTCGGACCATAAGGACATTCACAGCAGTGTATCCCGAGTGGGCAAAGCCATTGACAGG AACTTCGACTCTGAGATCTGTGGTGTTGTGTCAGATGCGGTGTGGGACGCGCGGGAACAGCAGCAGCAGATCCTGCAGATGGCCATCGTGGAACACCTGTACCAGCAGGGCATGCTCAGCGTGGCCGAGGAGCTGTGCCAG GAATCAACGCTGAACGTGGACTTGGATTTCAAGCAGCCTTTCCTAGAGTTGAATCGAATCCTGGAAGCCCTGCACGAACAAGACCTCGGTCCTGCGCTGGA ATGGGCCGTCTCCCACAGGCAGCGCCTGCTGGAACTCAACAGCTCCCTGGAGTTCAAGCTGCACCGACTGCACTTCATCcgcctcctggcaggaggccccGAGAAGCAGCTGGAGGCCCTCAGCTATGCTCGGCACTTCCAGCCCTTTGCCCAGCTGCACCAGCGGG AGATCCAGGTGATGATGGGCAGTCTGGTGTACCTGCGGCTGGGCTTGGAGAAGTCACCCTACTGCCACCTGCTGGACAACAGCCACTGGGCAGAGATCTGTGAGACCTTTACCCGGGACGCCTGTTCCCTGCTGGGGCTTTCTGTGGAGTCCCCCCTTAGCGTCAG CTTTGCCTCTGGCTGTGTGGCACTGCCCGTGTTGATGAACATCAAGGCTGTGATTGAGCAAAGGCAGTGCACTGGGGTCTGGAGTCATAAGGACGAGTTACCG ATTGAGATTGAACTAGGCATGAAGTGCTGGTACCACTCCGTGTTCGCTTGCCCCATCCTCCGCCAGCAGACGTCAGATTCCAACCCTCCCATCAAGCTCATCTGTGGCCATGTTATCTCCCGAGATGCACTCAATAAGCTCATTAATGGAGGAAA GCTGAAGTGTCCCTACTGTCCCATGGAGCAGAACCCGGCAGATGGGAAACGCATCATATTCTGA